GATGATTATCTTTTAAAGATTGAAGAAGCAAAAAAGAGGGACCATAGGGTTTTGGGAGAGCAATTGGGTTTATTTAACATCTATGATGAGGTAGGAGGTGGTCTTATCTTCTATCATCCAAAGGGAAATATTTTAAGGGATGAGATAATTTATTTTCTAAAAAAAGAGCATAGAAAAAGGGGATATCTTGAGCTTACCACACCACACATTGGAAAGAAATCCCTCTGGGAGACATCTGGTCATTGCGATTATTACAAAGAGAATATGTATTTTATAAAGAAGGATGATGAAGATTATGTTCTAAAGCCGATGAATTGCCCAGGACATATTATGGTTTATAAAAGCACAATAAGGAGCTATTCTGAACTTCCCTTAAGATTCTTTGAACTTGGCACGGTTTATAGATATGAAAGGTCTGGTGTCCTTCACGGGCTTTTAAGGGTTCGTGGATTTACCCAGGATGATGCTCATATATTTTGTAGAGAGGAGCAACTTAAGGATGAAATAAAGGGGGTTTGCAAATTTGCCTTTGATATGCTCTCCTCTTTTGGCTTTAAGGAATACGATGTCTACCTTTCAACCAAACCAGAAAAATATGTTGGTTCTGATGAAATATGGGATTTGGCAACAAATGCCTTAAGGGATGTTTTAAAGGAAGAATGCCTTAATTTTTCAATTGATGAGGGAGAGGGTGTATTCTATGGACCAAAGATTGATATAAAGCTCAAGGATGCACTTGGAAGGCATTGGCAGGGCCCTACAATTCAGGTTGATTTTAATCTACCAAAGAGGTTTGATATTTCTTACATGGGAAATGATGGAAAAAAGCATCAACCGGTTATGATCCACAGGGTTGTTTTAGGAAGCCTTGAAAGGTTTATGGGTGCCTTGATTGAGCATTATGCCGGAAAGCTTCCCTTATGGCTCTCTCCCATACAGGTTTTAATTTTACCCATAACAGACAATCAGCTTGACTATGCAGAAAAAATAGAAAAAGGGCTTCTGGATGAGGGGATAAGGGCAGAACTGGACAAAAGATCTGAAAGGCTACAAAGAAAGATAAAGGATGCTTATAATATGAAGATTCCCTACCTTGCAATTATTGGAAACAAAGAAAGGGAAGGGGAAAAGATAAGCTTAAGGCATAGGGAAAAGGGAGATATTGGCACATTTACGATGGATGACTTTATAAGCCTTGTTAAAGAAGGGATTGCAAAAAAAGCGTAGTTTAGCTAAAGTAATTTGCTCAAGTTGGGGGTTTAAGTTGTAGTATGTGTCTAGCTTTAAGGGAACAAATGAAATCCGAAATTGCTTTTATTACAAGATATGAAAATCGCATCATCTAGTGAGATAAAAGAGATAGATAAAAAGGCAGGCGAATTATATAACCTTTCTCCCCTTATTTTAATGGAAAATGCTGGTATATCAGCATTTAATCTTTGCGTTTCAACCCTGAAAGAGATTAAGGGAAATAGGGTTGTTGTTTTTTGTGGCCCTGGAAATAATGGAGGAGATGGCCTCGTTGTGGCAAGGCATTTATTTATCAAGGGATTTGAGGTTAAGATTTATCTTGTAAATGGAAAAAAACAAAGCCCTGAAAGAAAAATAAACCTTGAGATTGCAAGAAAGCTTAACATCCCAATAATAGAGGAATTTGAACAAGCCGACCTTTTTGTTGATGGCCTGCTTGGGACAGGTATAGCAAAAGAGGGAGAGGGGAAGATAAGGGATTGCATTGATTTTATGAATTCTTCTGATAAAACCATTATCTCCCTTGATATTCCATCCGGGCTTTCCTCTGATTCTGGATTTCCCCTTGGATGTGCCATTAAAGCAGATAAGACAATAACCTTTGGTCTTCCAAAGATTGGTCAGGTTTTATACCCAGGCATAGAATATGTGGGAAACCTATATCTTTCAAAAATATCCCTGCCAGATGAATTAAGCTTAAAATTAAACACAAACCTCTTAACGGGAAGGGAAATGAGCTGCCTTCTTCCTAAAAGACCTTTAAACTCACATAAGGGCAATTTTGGCAAGATTCTTGTTATCGCAGGCTCGGTGGGAATGACCGGTGCGGCAACTTTATGTTGTCAGGGTGCAATGAGTATGGGAGCTGGCCTGGTCTATCTTGGAATTCCAGAAAGCTTAAACGAGATAATGGAAATTAAGCTTACAGAGGTAATCACAAAGCCCCTGCCAGAGACAAAGAAAAAAACACTCTCTCCCTCTGCATACAATGGAATTATAGAGCTGGCAAAGAAATGTGATGTAGCTGTAATTGGACCTGGCATATCAAGGCACCCTGAGACAAAAAAACTTATCCAAACCCTTATCTTGAGGCTTACAATCCCCATAATCCTTGATGCAGATGGAATTTCGGCAATTTCTCCTCAAGATATCTCTGGACGAAATATCTTAATTACACCCCACCCAAAGGAATTGGCAGATTTTCTTAAAATAAATGTAGATGAAATTCAAAAGGATAGAATAGGAATTGTCCGAAGGGTAATGGATGAAGATAAAATTTCCCTCCTCCTTAAGGGTTACAGGACACTCATCGGCTACAATGGACAAATTTACATAAATCCAACAGGAAATTCAGGGATGGCAACAGCTGGCTCTGGCGATATTTTAGCTGGAATGATTGGCTCTTTGGTTGGTCAAGGTCTAAATCTTGGTGATGCTGCAAGGCTTTCTGCATTTCTTCATGGATTATCGGGTGATATTGCAAAGGAAGAGAAGGGAGAATATTCTCTAATTGCATCCAGTCTTATAGATTTTCTTCCTCTTGCTATAGATGAATGTAGAAAGAGGCATAATTTAAAAGAAATATGAAAACATTAGCTTGTAAGATATTGTCTGATAAGGCAGGAAGGCTTGTAAATCCTGGCGAATTTATAGAGATAGAGCCAGATATTGCCTTAGCTAATGATGTTACAGCCCCTCTTGCCATTAAGGAATTTAAGGGTACAAATAAGCCTTTGGCATTTCCAAACAGGCTTGTTTTGGTCTCTGACCATTTTGTTCCCGCCAGGGATATAAGGTCGGCAAATCAGGCAAAGATATTAAGGGATTTTGCAAAGGAATACAATATCAAGCATTATTTTAAGGAGGGTTGTGGGATTGAGCATTGTCTATTGCCCGATGAAGGCATTGTCCTTCCAGGGGATGTTATAATTGGTGCGGATTCCCATACCTGCACATATGGTGCGATTGGTGCATTCTCAACCGGCGTTGGTTCAACAGACATTGCATATTTTATGGCAACGGGAAGGATATGGCTTAAGGTTCCTGAAAGCATAAAAATTATATTTAATGGAAGGTTAAATAAATGGGTCTCTGGAAAGGATTTGATTCTCTATACAATTGGAAAAATTGGGGTTGAGGGAGCAAATTATATGAGTATGGAATTTTGTGGGGAGGCAATAAAAAGCCTCCTCATCTCAGGTAGATTTACAATGTGCAATATGGCAGTTGAGGCAGGAGCAAAGGCGGGAATTGTTGAAGTAGATGAGAAGACAATGGAATATGTAAAGAATAGAGCACCAGGGCACCAGAGCACCAGGGCACCAGATTATAAGATATATAAAGCTGACCCTGATGCAGAATACAAAGAAACATATGAGTTTGATTGTAGTAAAATAGATTGCCAGGTAGCCTTGCCACACCTTCCGTCAAATACAAAGCCTGTAAAGGAAATAGGCAATATTAAAATAGATCAGGCATTTATTGGCTCTTGCACAAATGGAAGGCTTGATGATTTAAGAATCTCGGCAGAAATCTTAAAAGGAAGAAAAATAAATCCCGAGATCAGGCTTATTATAATCTCAGGAACACAAGAAATTTATAAAGAGGCTATAAAAGAGGGCTTGATTGATGTATTTATTGATGCAGGCGGGATTATTTCCCCCCCTACCTGTGGCCCCTGCCTTGGTGGCCATATGGGTGTATTGGCAGATTTTGAAAAATGTATCTCAACCACGAATAGGAATTTTATAGGAAGGATGGGAAGTCAAAAGGGAGAGGTCTATTTGGCAGGTCCTGCTGTGGTTGCTGCTTCTGCGATAACGGGAAGAATAACCCATCCAGAGGAGATAATATGAAATTGCAAATTTTAAAATCTACATTTACCCTTTGTTATGATTGAAGGAATTGCTTATAAATTTAGGGATAATATAAATACGGATGAGATAATCCCAGCCACCTACCTTGATACAACAGAGACAAAGGAGCTTGCCTGCCATTGTATGGAAGGGATTGAGGGTGGCAGCAGAATAAAAGAGGGAGGAATTATTGTCTCTGGCTCTAATTTTGGCTGTGGCTCATCAAGGGAGCATGCACCCCTTTCTATAAAGGGAAGGGGGATAAGGGCGGTAATAGCAAAATCATTTGCCAGGATATTCTTTAGAAATAGCATAAATATCGGGCTTTTTGTCTTTGAATGCAAAGAGGTTGGCAATATAGATGAAGGGGATAAATTAAGAATATTGGAAGACAAAGGAATAATAGAGAATAGGACAAAGAATAAAACCTATAAAATAACACCCCTTCCAGAATTTATGCAAAGAATCATTAGAGCCGGTGGCTTGATGAAGTCGCTATGATTCTTACCATAAAAAGATATGGAAATCCCATATTGAGAAAAAAGGCATCTCATATCAAAAAAATAGATGAGAAAATAAAAAAGACGGCATCTGATATGATAGAAACGCTCATTGCTGCAAATGGCCTTGGTCTTGCGGGAAATCAGGTTGGTATTTTGAAAAGAATAATTGTTGTGCGAATAAAAGAAAAGCCATTTGTCATTTTTAATCCAAAGGCTATAAGCACAAGCGGAATTGAAGAGGCATCTGAGGGTTGCTTGTCCTTTCCTGGGCTATTTGGCAATGTCCAAAGGGCTTTTAATGTTACATTTAGGGGGCTTAATATAAACGGTGATGAGATTACAGGAGAGATAAGTGGATTACCTGCAAGGGTAATTCAGCATGAGATAGACCATCTTGACGGCATTTTGTTTATTGACAAGATGGATGAAAGCGAAAGAAAAAGGCTATTGGCTTTCTGGAAAAAGATAAAAATTAGTTAAGCCAAACATTTAATCCATATCTCCCTTTCCCTTGGTCCATCAAACTCACACAAAAATATCCTCTGCCATCTTCCCAAAACAAGCCTTTTATCCTTTACAAAAATGGAGAGAGAAGAGCCAATAATGGATGCCTTTATGTGAGCATCAGAGTTTCCCTCATTATGACGGAAATATGGGGAATCCCTTTTGATAATATTGGAAAGGCATCTTATGATATCAGAACAAACCTCTGGGTCATATCCCTCGTTTATGGTTATGGCACAGGTTGTATGGGGAACAAAGAGGTAAATAATGCCATCTTTATCTATTTCTTCTTTAATTTTTTCTGTAATATCAACAAAAACCTCCCTCTTTGTTGTCGCTACATTTATAATCTTCATTTACACCCTGAACAGGTTGTTTTTGCACAAGAGCCACAAGAAGAAACACCTTTTTCCTGGCTGCTTGTTTTTATCATAAAAGCTGTGTAAACCCTCTTTACATCCTTATTTTGACAAACATCGCATATTGCTTCCTCCCTTCCATTGAGGATGTCAAACTTTCTCTTACATTTATTACAGAGATATGTATAAATAGCCATCAACAAACCCTAATAGCTTACTATTTGTTTCTTAAAAATCTTAAATTCTAATGTCCTCCACCATGTCCTCCACTAGCTTTTTCTCCCTCTTTTGGAGGTGGCTTTATTCCTAATTTTTCCTTTCTTTTCCTTATATCATCAGGGCTTTTGGATAAAGGAGGCTTTGATAGATAGACAAGACCCTGCGTAAGCCTTTGAAAAGAGGCTCCTTTATCTTCTGTTTTATAAAGCCCATTTTCTGTGGCAAGATAGATTTTATCTTGCAATATTTCAATATCCCTTATGTTTGTATTTGAAAGCCTTGTATTTGCTGAGTTCCATCTTTTCCCACTGTCATAGCTTACAAAGAAGCCACTAATATATGAGCCAAGATAGAGAATATTCTTGTCTTTTTTAATAACCCTGAGGTCTTTTGTGGTAAGGCCATAATTCAAAGCCTTCCAGGTATTAGAACCTTTAAATAACCCATCTTCACTTGCCACAAAAAGAGAGTCTCCAGAGGGAAGAATCTCCCATATCCTTTTTCCTTCAAATTTAAGCTTTTTCCAGCTTATCCCCAAATCACAGCTTTTATAAATCCCATCATTGTATGAGGAGATATAAATTGCTTTGCCAGAGGAGGCAATCCCTGTAATGGGGGATTTGAGAGCAACAACCACATCCCAAGATTTTCCATTGTTTTTTAATACCTTGCCCATCCCTGTTCCCACAAAAATTGTTTTCTCTAAAATTAAAATTTTCCTTACAAATGCTACATCTTTAATCTTCTTCCATTTTTTGTTCTTTAAAACATATATGCCATCATCACATCCGGCATAAAGCCTGCCATTTTTATCCATTTCAATTGAGTTAATCTGAAGGTTAAAAAAGCCATTATTTATTGGTTTAAAACAATTTCCAAAATCATTGCTTTTGTAGACACCCTCCATTGTTGCAACATAGATAGAGCCTTCTTTCTCAAATGATAAAATGTCATTTATCCAGTTAATTTGGCCATAAAACCCAAGTGTCATAAAAAGAAAAATTCCCATTGTAAAAAGGATAGCAAAGATTATTTGTAATGTCAATAAAGATTAAATTATTTGTAAAAAAAACAGGTAGGAGATTATACTATTGACTTATAAGGCAAAACTTAAAAAAACCTGAGTAGATACAAGATATAGAAGATTTGAAATATCTTACAAAGATGAAAAATGGATGAAATTGTTTTAAAGATTGCTGATATCTCAAGGAAGATGAGGAGGTTAATAATTGAGATGCTTTCTCTGGCAGGCTCAGGCCATCCTGGTGGCTCACTTTCCTCTGTTGAAATAATAGCTTCTCTTTATTTTCACATAATGAGGCATAATCCATCCCATCCATTATGGAGGGATAGGGATAGATTTATCCTTTCTAAGGGTCATTCCTGCCCAACCTTATATGCTGCCTTAGCCCTTTCTGGATATTTCCCAATGGATGAATTAAAAACCTTAAGAAAGCTTGAAAGTATTTTACAGGGTCATTCTGACAGGCTACAAACCCCAGGGGTTGAAATGTCAAGCGGCTCTTTGGGTCAAGGGCTTTCCTGTGCTTGTGGAATGGCTTTGGGAGGGAAGCTCTCACAAGAGGATTTTTTTGTATTCTGCCTCATCGGCGATGGAGAAACACAGGAAGGTCAAATCTGGGAGGCAGCTATGTCGGCTAGCCATTATAAGCTTGATAACCTTATATGCTTTCTTGATTATAATAAATTGCAGATAGATGGAAGGGTTTCTGATGTAATGAATATTGAGCCAATTGTTGATAAATGGAGGGCATTTGGCTGGGAGGTAATGGAGATAGACGGGCATAATATAAAGGAAATTATTGAGGCGGTTGATAGAGCAAAAGAAATAAAAGGAAAGCCTAAAATGATAATTGCTCATACCATTAAGGGAAAGGGCGTTTCTTTTATGGAAGGAAGGGTAGAGTGGCATGGTGTCGCACCTACAAAAGAGGAGGCAGAAAGAGCCCTTAAAGAATTAGAAGATGGAACAAGAAGCAACCAGGGATGCATATGGAAAGGCATTGCTTGAGCTGGGAAGGCAGAATCCAGATATTGTTGTTCTGGATGCAGATACATCATCCTCAACCAGGACAAATTGGTTTGCCAAGGAATTTCCCGAAAGATTCTTCAATTTCGGTGTAGCTGAGGCAAATATGATAGGGTATGCGGCAGGCCTGGCATTAGCAGGAAAAATTCCCTTTGTTTCCTCCTTTGCGGTATTTGGCTCTCTGAGGGCATATGAGCAGATAAGGACATCTATCTGCTGGGCAAATCTGAATGTAAAGATTGTCTTAACCCATGCGGGAATCTCTGTAGGCGAGGATGGTGCATCGCATCAAGCAATTGAGGATATAGCCGCTATGAGAGCCCTTCCAAATATGAGCGTAGTTGTTCCCGCAGATGCTAATGAGACAAGGAGGGCTATATTTGCCTGTTTAGAATATAAAGGTCCTATGTACATAAGGCTTTCAAGGGCAAAATTTCCCCTTCTTCCTGATACAGGGTTTGAAATAGGAAAGGCAAGAATAATTAAACCTGGTAATGATATAAGCATCATTGCCTGTGGCCTTATGGTCTTTGAGGCATTAAAGGCATCTGATATGCTTGAAAAAGATGGAATTTCAGCAAGGGTTGTTAATATGTCAACCATAAAACCTATAGACAAAGAGGCTATAATTTTGGCGGCAAAAGAGACAAAGGGAATAATTACCGCAGAGGAGCATTCTATTATTGGTGGGCTTGGTTCTGCTGTCTGCGAGGTTTTAGCAGAGGAAAAACAAGCGATTGTGAAGAGGATTGGAATTCAAGATGTATTTGGGACATCTGGAAAACCAGAGGAGCTTCTCTCTTACTTTAAGGTAGATGCAAGGGCTATTCATAATGAAGCATTGCAAATTGTAAATTGCAAATTTCAAATTGAGAAAGGAGAAAATTTACAATGATCCAATTTAAATTTGTCTCCTATGTCCATAAGCACAGGGCTATTCTTTCAAATATAAATATAAAGTTTGAGGAGGGTGAGTTTGTCTATATTTTAGGCCCATCTTCCTCTGGAAAGACAACCCTCCTTAAGCTTATTGCAGGCGTAATTAAACCAACAGGAGGAAGCCTTATGGTTATGGGGAAAAATATGAAAAGCCTCTCCTCTGAGAAGCTTTCTGCAATAAGAAAAAAAATGGGGCTAATTATGGATGAATTTGGATTTGTCAAAGGAAGTGTGGAAAAAAATCTTGAAATTAGCCTTTCTAATTTCCCAAGGGAGGAAAGAAGGCCAATGATAGATTATGCATTAAACCTTGTTGAGCTTACAAGAAAGAGAAGGGATGATATATCCTTGCTTTCCCTATCTGAAAAAAAGCAAATTTCTTTAATAAGGGCAATAATTACAGACCCTTTAGTTATCCTTGCCGATGAACCTGTGTGTTGCTGTGATAAAAAGAAAGAAACCCTCATTATTGACATCTTAAAAAAGATGCAAGAAAATGGAACATTGGTAATCCTAGCATCTACAAGGGATATTCCCATCCCAGGAAAAAGAGAGGTTAGGCTTGAGGATGGAATGCTCTTATGAGGGATTAGTATGTGTTTAGCTCCTACATAAAAAGTATCAATCTTTATAAATCCGAAATTGAAAATCCGAAATCAAAAAACAATATCAAAATTTTTATAAAGAAAAATAGAAATCCTTTCTTTTTTACAAGACATCTTGATTTAAGCCACTTAAATTTGTATAATTTATCTATGAAATCAAGAATAAGGCTTTTAAAAATAAGGGGTGAAGAAGAAAAGAGGCTTGATGACCTTGTGGCATCTGAGGCTCCTATTACCATTAAGGCAAATGGACAAAGAATAGCCTCCCTGTTTGCTACACCCTCTTATCTTTCTGAGTTAGCCTGCGGATTTTTGGCCTCTTTGGGTTTGATTGAGAATTTTAGCGACATTTCCTCCATCAATGCCTTAGAGGGTGAGGTTGATGTAAAAGGAGAGATAAGAGAAGGTAAAGAACTTCTCCTTACCTCGGGCTGTGGAAAGGGCTCAATCTCTCATCCCGAAAGGATAAAAAGGGTAAATGGAAATTTTTCTATATCTCCTTCTTTAATCCTCAAGCTTATTTCTGAATTCCAATTAAGGTCTTCTGGGTTTAAAGAAACAGGATGTTTGCATTCAGCGGCTATCTCTCTTTCTGATAAAATTCTTGACCTTAAAGAGGATATTGGAAGGCATAATGCTATCGATAAGGTAATCGGTGGTTTATTCTTAAAAAAGGAGGAATTTTCTGATAAGGCAATATTGACATCGGGAAGGATAACCTCTGAGATTGTTATTAAGGCAATGAATGTTGGTATTCCCATGATTATCTCAAGGTCATCTTCCACAGACTTAGCTATTTCCCTTGCAGATAAAGCAGGGATAACTCTGGTTGGGTTTGCAAGGGGTAAGAGGATGAATGTCTATACACATTCAGAAAGGATAAAGCCAGAAGTCAGAAGCCAGAAGTCAGAAGTCAGAAGCCTTGCTGAGAGGATAAGGGAGCTTTGTAAGAAGAAGAATGCCATAATTCTTTCCCATAACTACCAGCCAGGAGAGGTTCAGGATGTAGCAGATTTTCTTGGTGATTCCCTGGATTTATCAAGGAGGGCAAGGGAGACATCGGCAGAAATTATTGTATTTTGTGGTGTCCATTTTATGGCTGAGATGGCAAAGATTTTATCGCCAGAAAAGACAGTTTTAATGCCAGATATAAATGCAGGCTGTCCATTGGCTGATATGATCAATGTAGAGGAATTAAAAAGGCTTAAAGAAGAGCATCCTGATGCAATTGTTGTCTCCTATGTCAATACATCTGCCTTGATTAAGGCAGAGACAGATTATTGTTGCACATCGGCAAATGGCCTCTCGGTTATAAACTCCCTTCCCAAGGATAAGGAAATAATCTTTACACCTGACAAATGGCTGGGTGATTATATTGCAAGAAAAACAAAAAGGGAGTTTATTCTTTGGAATGGCTTCTGTCCAACCCATCTTAAAATTACTAAAGAGGAGGTATTAAAGGCAAAAGAGGCTCATCCCAATGCAGAGGTAATTGTCCATCCTGAATGCACAAGGGATGTGGTGGATATGGCGGATTTTGTATATGGAACAGGTGGAATGGTAAAGCGGGTTAAAGAAAGCGAAGCAAAGGAATTTATTATCGGCACTGAAAATGGAATGCTCTATCGGCTTAAGAAGGAAAATCCCGATAAGACATTTTATCCTGCCTCAGAGCTTGCCATATGCCTAAATATGAAGCTTACCACATTGGAAAAGGTCTTGTGGTCATTAGAGGATGAGGTTTATAAAATAGAGCTTGATCCTGAAATTATGAAGAGAGCAAGGAAATCCATTAAAAGGATGCTTGAAATAACCTCTCAACCCGATGAATCCATAACCCGATTAACCCATAGTCCAAGCCTATAGAGTATGTGTTTAGGACCACGAAGAACACGAAGGTTTCTTAAAGAGAAGATTTTTTTATTTCTTTTTTAAGTTAGACTAGCTAAACAACATCCACTTACCTTTTTGTAAGATTTCCCCCGATACTCAAACAAAAAATTTGTTGACAAGATTTGTATTTTTTATTTATCATAAATAAATATTTTAAAAAGGGGGTGAAAGAATGTTAACAAGGTTGTTATTGGTAATGATAATGGGGCTAGGTTTAATCCTTTCCTCTGGTTGTTGTCCTCCCAAGGAGGCACCGGTTGAAACACCAACTGTAGAAGAACCAGCACCAGTAGAAGAGGCTGCACCAGCAGAAGAGGCTGCACCAGCAGAAGAGGCTGCACCAGCAGAAGAGGCTGCACCAGCAGAAGAGGCTGCACCATAAGGAGAAGCTATACCTAAAGAAAAGGTAGGAAAACCTTAAGGGTTAGAGAGAGGAGAAGAAAATTCTCCTCTCTTTTTTAAGAAAAGAGGGAAAGAAGGGAAGAGAGCCTTTTTTTTTAGCTCTTTTCTTTCAATAATCATATCAATAATTCCATGGGAAAGGAGGAATTCTGCCCTTTGGAAGCCCTCGGGAAG
This genomic window from bacterium contains:
- the thrS gene encoding threonine--tRNA ligase, producing the protein MEAFWHSTSHIMASAVSKIFKDVKLGMGPPISDGFYYDFDCHITEDDLVKIEEEMRKIIKENLHFEKITMTKDEAKKYLSKEGQSYKLEILDEIKDNEVSFFQNGDFIDLCKGPHIERTGEIKAFKLLRLAGAYWRGSEKNPMLTRIYGISFKSQKELDDYLLKIEEAKKRDHRVLGEQLGLFNIYDEVGGGLIFYHPKGNILRDEIIYFLKKEHRKRGYLELTTPHIGKKSLWETSGHCDYYKENMYFIKKDDEDYVLKPMNCPGHIMVYKSTIRSYSELPLRFFELGTVYRYERSGVLHGLLRVRGFTQDDAHIFCREEQLKDEIKGVCKFAFDMLSSFGFKEYDVYLSTKPEKYVGSDEIWDLATNALRDVLKEECLNFSIDEGEGVFYGPKIDIKLKDALGRHWQGPTIQVDFNLPKRFDISYMGNDGKKHQPVMIHRVVLGSLERFMGALIEHYAGKLPLWLSPIQVLILPITDNQLDYAEKIEKGLLDEGIRAELDKRSERLQRKIKDAYNMKIPYLAIIGNKEREGEKISLRHREKGDIGTFTMDDFISLVKEGIAKKA
- the nadA gene encoding quinolinate synthase NadA → MKSRIRLLKIRGEEEKRLDDLVASEAPITIKANGQRIASLFATPSYLSELACGFLASLGLIENFSDISSINALEGEVDVKGEIREGKELLLTSGCGKGSISHPERIKRVNGNFSISPSLILKLISEFQLRSSGFKETGCLHSAAISLSDKILDLKEDIGRHNAIDKVIGGLFLKKEEFSDKAILTSGRITSEIVIKAMNVGIPMIISRSSSTDLAISLADKAGITLVGFARGKRMNVYTHSERIKPEVRSQKSEVRSLAERIRELCKKKNAIILSHNYQPGEVQDVADFLGDSLDLSRRARETSAEIIVFCGVHFMAEMAKILSPEKTVLMPDINAGCPLADMINVEELKRLKEEHPDAIVVSYVNTSALIKAETDYCCTSANGLSVINSLPKDKEIIFTPDKWLGDYIARKTKREFILWNGFCPTHLKITKEEVLKAKEAHPNAEVIVHPECTRDVVDMADFVYGTGGMVKRVKESEAKEFIIGTENGMLYRLKKENPDKTFYPASELAICLNMKLTTLEKVLWSLEDEVYKIELDPEIMKRARKSIKRMLEITSQPDESITRLTHSPSL
- the leuC gene encoding 3-isopropylmalate dehydratase large subunit, producing MKTLACKILSDKAGRLVNPGEFIEIEPDIALANDVTAPLAIKEFKGTNKPLAFPNRLVLVSDHFVPARDIRSANQAKILRDFAKEYNIKHYFKEGCGIEHCLLPDEGIVLPGDVIIGADSHTCTYGAIGAFSTGVGSTDIAYFMATGRIWLKVPESIKIIFNGRLNKWVSGKDLILYTIGKIGVEGANYMSMEFCGEAIKSLLISGRFTMCNMAVEAGAKAGIVEVDEKTMEYVKNRAPGHQSTRAPDYKIYKADPDAEYKETYEFDCSKIDCQVALPHLPSNTKPVKEIGNIKIDQAFIGSCTNGRLDDLRISAEILKGRKINPEIRLIIISGTQEIYKEAIKEGLIDVFIDAGGIISPPTCGPCLGGHMGVLADFEKCISTTNRNFIGRMGSQKGEVYLAGPAVVAASAITGRITHPEEII
- a CDS encoding FmdB family zinc ribbon protein, with amino-acid sequence MAIYTYLCNKCKRKFDILNGREEAICDVCQNKDVKRVYTAFMIKTSSQEKGVSSCGSCAKTTCSGCK
- a CDS encoding transketolase, translating into MDEIVLKIADISRKMRRLIIEMLSLAGSGHPGGSLSSVEIIASLYFHIMRHNPSHPLWRDRDRFILSKGHSCPTLYAALALSGYFPMDELKTLRKLESILQGHSDRLQTPGVEMSSGSLGQGLSCACGMALGGKLSQEDFFVFCLIGDGETQEGQIWEAAMSASHYKLDNLICFLDYNKLQIDGRVSDVMNIEPIVDKWRAFGWEVMEIDGHNIKEIIEAVDRAKEIKGKPKMIIAHTIKGKGVSFMEGRVEWHGVAPTKEEAERALKELEDGTRSNQGCIWKGIA
- a CDS encoding transketolase family protein; translation: MEQEATRDAYGKALLELGRQNPDIVVLDADTSSSTRTNWFAKEFPERFFNFGVAEANMIGYAAGLALAGKIPFVSSFAVFGSLRAYEQIRTSICWANLNVKIVLTHAGISVGEDGASHQAIEDIAAMRALPNMSVVVPADANETRRAIFACLEYKGPMYIRLSRAKFPLLPDTGFEIGKARIIKPGNDISIIACGLMVFEALKASDMLEKDGISARVVNMSTIKPIDKEAIILAAKETKGIITAEEHSIIGGLGSAVCEVLAEEKQAIVKRIGIQDVFGTSGKPEELLSYFKVDARAIHNEALQIVNCKFQIEKGENLQ
- a CDS encoding ATP-binding cassette domain-containing protein; the protein is MIQFKFVSYVHKHRAILSNINIKFEEGEFVYILGPSSSGKTTLLKLIAGVIKPTGGSLMVMGKNMKSLSSEKLSAIRKKMGLIMDEFGFVKGSVEKNLEISLSNFPREERRPMIDYALNLVELTRKRRDDISLLSLSEKKQISLIRAIITDPLVILADEPVCCCDKKKETLIIDILKKMQENGTLVILASTRDIPIPGKREVRLEDGMLL
- a CDS encoding NAD(P)H-hydrate dehydratase, whose translation is MKIASSSEIKEIDKKAGELYNLSPLILMENAGISAFNLCVSTLKEIKGNRVVVFCGPGNNGGDGLVVARHLFIKGFEVKIYLVNGKKQSPERKINLEIARKLNIPIIEEFEQADLFVDGLLGTGIAKEGEGKIRDCIDFMNSSDKTIISLDIPSGLSSDSGFPLGCAIKADKTITFGLPKIGQVLYPGIEYVGNLYLSKISLPDELSLKLNTNLLTGREMSCLLPKRPLNSHKGNFGKILVIAGSVGMTGAATLCCQGAMSMGAGLVYLGIPESLNEIMEIKLTEVITKPLPETKKKTLSPSAYNGIIELAKKCDVAVIGPGISRHPETKKLIQTLILRLTIPIILDADGISAISPQDISGRNILITPHPKELADFLKINVDEIQKDRIGIVRRVMDEDKISLLLKGYRTLIGYNGQIYINPTGNSGMATAGSGDILAGMIGSLVGQGLNLGDAARLSAFLHGLSGDIAKEEKGEYSLIASSLIDFLPLAIDECRKRHNLKEI
- a CDS encoding secondary thiamine-phosphate synthase enzyme YjbQ, which produces MKIINVATTKREVFVDITEKIKEEIDKDGIIYLFVPHTTCAITINEGYDPEVCSDIIRCLSNIIKRDSPYFRHNEGNSDAHIKASIIGSSLSIFVKDKRLVLGRWQRIFLCEFDGPREREIWIKCLA
- the def gene encoding peptide deformylase; its protein translation is MILTIKRYGNPILRKKASHIKKIDEKIKKTASDMIETLIAANGLGLAGNQVGILKRIIVVRIKEKPFVIFNPKAISTSGIEEASEGCLSFPGLFGNVQRAFNVTFRGLNINGDEITGEISGLPARVIQHEIDHLDGILFIDKMDESERKRLLAFWKKIKIS
- the leuD gene encoding 3-isopropylmalate dehydratase small subunit (catalyzes the isomerization between 2-isopropylmalate and 3-isopropylmalate in leucine biosynthesis), which encodes MIEGIAYKFRDNINTDEIIPATYLDTTETKELACHCMEGIEGGSRIKEGGIIVSGSNFGCGSSREHAPLSIKGRGIRAVIAKSFARIFFRNSINIGLFVFECKEVGNIDEGDKLRILEDKGIIENRTKNKTYKITPLPEFMQRIIRAGGLMKSL